A region of the Nitrospirota bacterium genome:
ACCTGTTCCCCTGTATACTGTGATGAAGATGAAGGGATATTCCCACTCAGCTGAGCAGGCAGGAGGTTTGTGGCATGTCTACTTGTATAAGGAAGGAGAGTCGTCTTCCTCATGTGCCATTAGCGGAGAGGGTGCTTCAGCTCCATCAGAGCCCAGGACACTGGAGATTGATGTTCGCGGACTCGAGCCTCCGGAGCCTATGGTAAAGATTATAGAGATGCTCCCGCAGGTTGGTGTCAATACAACACTTCTCGTACACCATCACAGGGAACCGATGATGCTTTATGACAAGCTCGATCACCTCGGTTTTCAGGCGTCTGCTGAAAAGATAAGTGAGGGTTATTTCAAAGTCAGGATTACAAGGAAGGGATAGGTATTTTCATCAATGAGCACACCGTTTCCAGGAAGCATAGCGACACCCTTTACACCGCCTTTTAAGGTTGTGCGCCTGTACTTTATCATTGCAACTATAACCTTTATTTTCTTGAATGGTCTGATGTTACTAAATTCCGGCTACATTTACGGGTTCCATTTCCAGCCAAGACTGCTCTCTTTTGCACATATAGCCGTGCTCGGGTGGGCCACAATGATTATCATGGGTGCAATGACACAGCTTATACCCGTTATACTTGAAGCATCCCTTTTCAGTGTAAGAATGGCAAAATGGGGTCTGTGGCTGTATGTCCTTGCTGTGATGACGATTACAGGGCATTTCTGGTTTTTTGCCACAAAAGGGGGAGGAATGGCATGGGCTGCAGGCATAG
Encoded here:
- a CDS encoding DUF2249 domain-containing protein codes for the protein MIEKLKNIPKEKIVDLDVRPELDAGRDPFNLIIKTLGGMKDDQALHLIINFEPVPLYTVMKMKGYSHSAEQAGGLWHVYLYKEGESSSSCAISGEGASAPSEPRTLEIDVRGLEPPEPMVKIIEMLPQVGVNTTLLVHHHREPMMLYDKLDHLGFQASAEKISEGYFKVRITRKG